The proteins below come from a single Nitrosospira sp. Is2 genomic window:
- a CDS encoding TonB family protein codes for MAIPFFIIFALLSTSVCALDDEDEIENLNRQFRRFFDTKKYDQAENFAKHALQKVEARRGESHLDVAAMLDNLALVYEWQGKFTDAQQLSERSLALRTKLLGEENLDVALKLNDVASLQITHGQYQQAEPLLQRTLAITEKIFGPNHPSVAMSLNNIAVLHHRQGYYQKVEPLIRRALKIRENAFSTDHPDLPASFNNLGALHDVEGRHSEAKMQYQRALVMLEKVSGKDGPALTTVLNNLSRLNLILGNLSEAESFIQRSLSILQKTYGEDHLVVAYALNRLGELRRSQGDYGQSESAFTRSLEIMDKTFGSNNEHPDRVGIVRNLVSLYRTTGREQEVARLVNRVGGGTDLAVPSHDELLRPMLKLTGDTWYLPEPIDQVAPIYPEVLRRSGTKGTVIVSVLITKEGMVQDHILIESGHPALEKAVVEAVLKWQVKPPRTLSGKNVSGRMAQPFNFRLDEAGGGNPAFGLPKNTEGLPPEFQYDVPPIIKVVAPVVYPVDLLRKNIGGSARVSVTIDPKGEVREVEILDATHPEFGVATRAMMQSWIFQPATKNGKPTWAAFSKNQKFDRDNRDINIGGVTETLLRKKEDDPDIHSLSELDALPEPVYAPQPVYPYHLKVSGVTDLVLVEFLIDEDGWVHLPRLIEGKNEELGWLALTAVLRWRFTPPLQSGKPVVARVRMPVRFQLE; via the coding sequence TTGGCCATTCCATTTTTTATCATATTCGCGTTGCTTTCGACATCTGTCTGCGCGCTGGACGACGAAGACGAAATAGAAAACCTGAACCGGCAGTTCAGGCGCTTTTTCGATACGAAAAAATACGATCAGGCGGAGAATTTTGCCAAACATGCGCTTCAGAAGGTGGAAGCCAGACGAGGAGAGTCTCATCTGGATGTGGCGGCGATGCTCGACAACCTGGCGTTGGTGTATGAGTGGCAAGGAAAGTTTACCGACGCGCAACAGCTCTCCGAACGCTCGCTCGCACTTCGTACAAAGCTGTTAGGCGAAGAGAATCTGGATGTGGCCCTAAAGCTTAACGATGTTGCATCGTTGCAAATAACACACGGTCAATACCAGCAGGCCGAGCCTCTCCTTCAGAGAACGCTGGCGATCACGGAAAAAATCTTTGGTCCCAACCACCCGTCAGTTGCCATGAGCCTGAATAACATCGCTGTACTTCATCACAGGCAAGGATATTACCAAAAAGTCGAGCCGCTCATCCGGCGTGCGCTCAAGATCCGGGAGAACGCTTTTTCGACCGATCATCCCGACCTGCCGGCGAGTTTTAATAATCTGGGAGCGCTTCATGATGTCGAGGGGCGCCATTCGGAAGCAAAAATGCAATACCAGCGCGCACTCGTAATGCTGGAAAAGGTTTCTGGCAAAGACGGTCCTGCGCTGACTACCGTCCTCAACAACCTTTCAAGGCTTAACCTCATCCTTGGAAACCTATCGGAAGCAGAATCGTTCATCCAGCGTTCTCTTTCAATTCTGCAGAAAACGTACGGAGAAGATCATTTGGTAGTTGCCTATGCCTTAAACAGGCTTGGCGAGCTTAGGCGGTCCCAAGGTGATTACGGGCAGTCGGAATCTGCGTTCACCCGCTCCCTTGAAATCATGGATAAAACGTTCGGGTCGAATAATGAGCATCCAGATCGTGTTGGTATTGTCAGGAATTTGGTCAGTTTGTACAGAACCACAGGTCGGGAGCAAGAAGTTGCAAGGCTCGTTAATCGCGTTGGTGGCGGGACTGATTTAGCAGTGCCAAGCCATGATGAATTGCTACGGCCCATGCTCAAGCTGACCGGCGATACATGGTATCTGCCAGAACCCATTGATCAGGTCGCACCAATCTATCCTGAAGTCTTACGACGATCCGGAACAAAAGGAACGGTGATAGTCAGTGTCCTCATCACGAAAGAAGGTATGGTTCAAGATCACATCCTTATTGAATCCGGACACCCTGCATTGGAAAAGGCCGTAGTGGAGGCCGTGCTCAAGTGGCAGGTTAAGCCACCAAGGACCCTATCCGGCAAAAACGTTTCGGGCAGAATGGCACAACCATTCAATTTTCGATTGGACGAAGCAGGCGGCGGAAATCCCGCTTTCGGACTACCCAAGAATACAGAAGGCCTTCCGCCGGAATTCCAGTACGATGTTCCCCCAATAATCAAAGTCGTTGCCCCTGTCGTTTATCCTGTTGACCTGCTGCGAAAGAATATCGGGGGTTCAGCAAGAGTATCGGTCACAATCGATCCCAAGGGGGAAGTAAGAGAAGTAGAAATCCTTGATGCCACCCATCCAGAATTCGGTGTCGCCACCCGGGCAATGATGCAGTCTTGGATATTTCAGCCGGCCACGAAGAACGGTAAACCAACCTGGGCAGCTTTCTCGAAGAACCAGAAATTTGACCGGGATAACAGGGATATAAACATTGGCGGCGTGACGGAAACATTACTACGAAAAAAGGAAGACGATCCAGATATTCACTCGTTGTCTGAACTCGATGCGCTACCCGAACCGGTATATGCCCCGCAGCCGGTTTATCCTTACCATTTGAAGGTCAGCGGGGTTACAGATTTGGTCCTAGTGGAGTTTCTTATTGATGAGGACGGGTGGGTGCATCTTCCTCGCTTGATAGAGGGAAAAAATGAGGAGCTCGGTTGGCTTGCACTTACTGCCGTGTTGCGGTGGCGGTTCACCCCTCCCTTGCAGAGCGGAAAACCCGTAGTGGCGCGTGTAAGGATGCCGGTGAGGTTTCAATTGGAATAG